A genomic stretch from Candidatus Omnitrophota bacterium includes:
- a CDS encoding aldehyde dehydrogenase family protein — MNVNKKREIINPCNEKVIAQVPEAALDDLERAVSSARNAFDNGPWPKMSPKERAACLFKIAEGIRENASKLIEIESLNTGKPIKETTFMDIPSAAQVFEDAANLSQEWLKDEEIKLPAEARSALTRQPIGVVGLIVPWNYPLLIACWKTAFALAAGNTIVLKPASLTPLSALELGRIIEAAGLPKGVFNIVTGAGSTVGAALAAHKAVDMISFTGSNEVGKEIMKLASANTKKLVMELGGKSAAVVLDDCDIETVSSGLLCGIFLNQGQMCTAMSRLLIDKKIADKFLDAFVSKAKALKLGDGLDPETQMGPLISKEQRKKVMSFVERAEKQGAHLVCGGKIPADLKQGFFFEPTVFADVRPEMDIFQEEVFGPVTGVSTFSSLDEAAGLANNSAFGLAASIWARDLTKAQRLAGQINAGTVWINTYGMFYPQAPYGGFKQSGFGKELGREGLLEYTNLKHINTDLSGRPLVANWFSV; from the coding sequence ATGAACGTTAATAAAAAAAGAGAAATAATTAATCCTTGTAACGAAAAAGTGATCGCGCAGGTGCCGGAAGCCGCGCTCGATGACCTGGAGCGGGCTGTTTCATCGGCAAGAAATGCCTTTGATAACGGGCCCTGGCCGAAGATGTCTCCAAAGGAGCGCGCCGCCTGTCTTTTCAAGATCGCGGAAGGCATAAGAGAAAATGCCTCCAAGTTAATTGAGATTGAGTCATTGAATACCGGCAAGCCGATAAAGGAAACCACCTTTATGGACATCCCGTCGGCAGCGCAGGTGTTTGAGGACGCTGCCAATTTATCACAGGAATGGCTTAAGGATGAAGAAATAAAACTGCCGGCAGAGGCAAGAAGCGCGCTTACGCGCCAGCCAATAGGCGTAGTTGGTTTGATCGTCCCCTGGAATTATCCGTTGTTGATCGCCTGCTGGAAGACGGCCTTCGCCCTTGCCGCGGGCAATACTATAGTGCTTAAGCCGGCGAGCTTAACGCCTTTAAGCGCGCTGGAACTCGGCCGTATTATAGAGGCGGCAGGCCTGCCTAAAGGCGTCTTTAACATCGTTACCGGCGCGGGCAGCACTGTCGGCGCGGCATTGGCCGCGCATAAAGCTGTGGACATGATCTCTTTTACCGGCAGCAATGAGGTTGGCAAAGAAATAATGAAATTGGCTTCAGCCAATACCAAGAAACTGGTTATGGAGTTAGGGGGAAAGTCAGCGGCAGTGGTATTGGATGATTGTGATATAGAAACCGTTTCCAGCGGCCTGCTTTGCGGTATATTTTTAAATCAGGGGCAGATGTGCACGGCAATGTCGCGGCTTTTAATTGATAAGAAGATCGCGGATAAATTCTTAGATGCCTTTGTGAGCAAGGCAAAGGCGTTAAAATTAGGCGACGGCCTTGATCCTGAAACCCAGATGGGGCCGTTGATAAGCAAGGAACAGAGAAAAAAAGTTATGTCCTTCGTTGAGCGGGCTGAAAAACAGGGAGCCCATCTTGTTTGCGGAGGCAAGATACCCGCGGATCTGAAACAGGGATTTTTCTTTGAGCCGACGGTGTTTGCCGATGTCAGGCCGGAAATGGACATATTCCAGGAAGAGGTGTTCGGCCCGGTTACAGGCGTATCCACGTTTTCTTCTCTTGATGAAGCAGCGGGCCTGGCTAACAACTCTGCTTTTGGTTTGGCTGCCAGCATATGGGCCAGGGATTTAACAAAGGCGCAAAGATTAGCCGGTCAGATCAACGCCGGCACGGTCTGGATTAATACATACGGCATGTTTTATCCTCAGGCGCCTTACGGCGGGTTCAAGCAGAGCGGCTTCGGAAAAGAGCTGGGCAGGGAGGGGCTGTTGGAATATACGAACCTGAAGCATATTAATACGGATCTGTCAGGCAGGCCTTTGGTGGCAAATTGGTTCAGCGTTTAA
- a CDS encoding class II aldolase/adducin family protein, with product MIFGKDKALRDEMINIGKKLSALRLVAARGGNLSCRIDDNNILITASGTCLGNLTAEDIIKVDLSRPQEAKNLSSEFPLHQSIYKNFPCKAVIHCHPPLANAYFAVYPELKTLTFETRLYLGNISAVSQDTPSITKPELVIEALKNSNIAFIRNHGVVSMADKFIDALYLIEELEEAVKTASVARLFKKDILDDLDKALKENLASDKSYLMFSPEHIQAIVDLVNKDEFIAKKGGELDLTLKLAIKMDGHNKAYKFNFEKGRIAKLEFDDEAPFIISAPADVWQSVFLGKIEPFVATMQGKMKLKGELGKLSRWYVPFGRLFELFKQVKIR from the coding sequence ATGATATTCGGCAAAGACAAGGCCTTAAGGGATGAGATGATCAATATCGGAAAGAAATTATCCGCTTTGCGCCTTGTGGCCGCGCGCGGCGGTAATTTGAGCTGCCGCATAGACGATAACAATATACTTATCACTGCCAGCGGAACATGCCTGGGCAATTTAACCGCCGAAGATATCATTAAAGTGGATTTGAGCAGGCCCCAAGAAGCAAAAAACCTGTCTTCGGAGTTTCCTTTGCACCAGTCCATTTATAAGAATTTTCCCTGCAAAGCGGTGATCCATTGCCATCCGCCGCTCGCCAACGCCTACTTTGCCGTGTATCCGGAACTGAAGACCCTGACCTTTGAGACCAGGCTCTATCTGGGCAACATTAGCGCTGTGTCGCAGGATACCCCTTCCATCACAAAACCGGAACTGGTGATCGAGGCCCTGAAAAACAGCAATATAGCGTTTATCAGGAATCACGGCGTGGTCTCTATGGCGGACAAATTCATAGACGCGTTGTATCTTATTGAGGAATTGGAAGAGGCGGTAAAGACCGCTTCTGTGGCGCGGCTGTTTAAGAAGGATATACTGGATGATCTGGATAAGGCGCTTAAAGAAAACCTGGCTTCTGATAAGTCGTATTTGATGTTTTCCCCGGAGCATATCCAGGCGATCGTGGACCTGGTGAATAAGGACGAGTTTATCGCGAAGAAAGGCGGGGAATTGGACCTGACCTTGAAACTGGCGATCAAGATGGACGGGCATAATAAGGCATATAAATTCAATTTTGAGAAGGGAAGGATAGCAAAGCTGGAATTTGATGATGAGGCGCCTTTTATCATATCGGCTCCGGCAGATGTCTGGCAGTCGGTATTTTTAGGTAAGATCGAGCCGTTTGTGGCTACTATGCAGGGTAAAATGAAGTTGAAAGGCGAATTAGGTAAACTTTCCCGCTGGTATGTGCCGTTTGGCCGGCTGTTTGAATTATTTAAGCAGGTGAAAATACGCTAA
- a CDS encoding S-methyl-5-thioribose-1-phosphate isomerase — MTFSPLFWPIELKGDTIYVLDETALPQKLTYIKVRTYQQAARAIKAMKTRAFGQVILVFYTFLLVLRQNRGGKNTGKVLKKVADTLNATRPTLPFKFLTDMVLGWQAQGKDLEKMIHGFLEMLRHKRIKRAEEVADHLKDGDSILTHCNVSGELPLIAQFCRKQGKKIGFYATETRPYFQGSRLTAWELQRAKVPVTLITDNMTASVISQGKVNKVIVGCDQLARNGDVANKIGTYQIAVLARHFKIPFYVLCPPASKAKTGKDIKIEVRPEKEMLEYKGLRLAPYGVKGYYPAFDITPDKFISKHFILEIGR; from the coding sequence ATGACATTTTCACCATTATTTTGGCCGATAGAATTGAAGGGTGACACGATCTATGTGCTTGATGAGACAGCGCTGCCGCAGAAACTCACATATATAAAGGTAAGGACATACCAGCAGGCGGCAAGGGCGATCAAGGCAATGAAGACGCGCGCCTTTGGCCAGGTGATCCTGGTTTTCTATACTTTTCTGCTGGTTTTGAGGCAGAACAGGGGCGGTAAAAATACAGGCAAAGTTCTCAAGAAGGTAGCTGATACGCTTAATGCCACTCGTCCTACATTGCCGTTCAAATTCCTTACTGATATGGTCCTTGGCTGGCAGGCGCAAGGAAAAGATTTAGAAAAGATGATCCATGGATTTTTAGAGATGTTGAGGCATAAGCGGATTAAGCGGGCAGAGGAAGTGGCTGATCATCTAAAAGACGGCGACAGCATACTTACCCATTGCAATGTCAGCGGTGAACTGCCGCTTATCGCGCAGTTCTGCCGGAAGCAGGGCAAGAAAATAGGGTTTTACGCCACAGAGACCCGTCCCTATTTTCAGGGCAGCCGCCTTACCGCCTGGGAATTACAGCGCGCAAAGGTTCCCGTAACCCTGATAACCGATAATATGACAGCCAGCGTCATATCCCAGGGAAAGGTGAATAAGGTTATTGTGGGATGCGACCAGCTGGCGCGAAACGGCGACGTCGCCAACAAGATCGGCACTTATCAGATCGCGGTATTGGCAAGGCATTTTAAGATACCTTTTTATGTTTTATGCCCGCCTGCCTCAAAGGCGAAAACAGGCAAGGACATCAAAATAGAGGTCCGCCCTGAAAAAGAGATGCTGGAATATAAGGGGTTGCGGCTCGCCCCTTACGGCGTAAAAGGATATTATCCGGCGTTTGATATTACGCCCGATAAATTCATCAGTAAACATTTTATTCTGGAGATCGGCAGATGA
- a CDS encoding DUF86 domain-containing protein encodes MVKRDYRDYVQDIVDCISEIYDFVGEMSLAQFKKDKKTQNAVLRSVEVMGEAAKNIPAAIKEKHPGVPWKAMAGMRDKLIHEYSGVDLEIVWNLIKQELPEVRPLVLKVRKSLNNHK; translated from the coding sequence ATGGTAAAAAGGGATTATCGTGATTATGTGCAGGACATTGTTGATTGCATAAGCGAGATTTATGATTTTGTGGGTGAGATGAGTTTAGCGCAGTTCAAAAAGGACAAGAAAACTCAAAACGCAGTTTTAAGAAGCGTTGAGGTGATGGGCGAGGCGGCAAAAAATATTCCGGCGGCCATAAAAGAGAAACATCCCGGTGTACCATGGAAGGCAATGGCGGGCATGCGCGATAAGCTTATCCATGAATATTCTGGTGTTGATCTCGAGATAGTCTGGAATTTAATAAAGCAGGAGTTGCCCGAAGTCAGGCCTCTGGTATTAAAGGTAAGGAAGTCGCTGAATAATCATAAATAA
- a CDS encoding nucleotidyltransferase family protein, protein MTKLQKIGDVISKHKPVLYSKFKVKELAVFGSYVRGENKKTSDLDMLVEFSGPVGFLAFMELEEYLRHLLKVRKIDLVSKKALKPIMGRSILKEAVPLW, encoded by the coding sequence GTGACAAAATTGCAGAAAATAGGGGATGTCATTTCCAAGCACAAGCCGGTTTTATACAGCAAATTTAAAGTAAAGGAATTGGCCGTCTTCGGCTCATATGTCAGAGGAGAAAACAAGAAAACCAGCGATCTGGACATGCTGGTTGAATTCTCCGGCCCCGTGGGATTTCTGGCGTTTATGGAATTAGAGGAATATTTAAGACATTTACTGAAGGTCAGGAAGATTGATCTGGTATCCAAAAAGGCCCTGAAGCCGATTATGGGCAGGAGCATACTGAAAGAGGCGGTGCCGCTATGGTAA
- a CDS encoding class I adenylate-forming enzyme family protein: protein MNITVLLEKQAKERPDKPALIFRDSSVSFKDLRDNSFKLANFLIEQGIQKGDKVAVFLPNIPQYIYSYFAVFSAGAVCVPLDFMLTQEEIVNFINHSDAKLLIAQPKKDIDAQSIQTRCLRLKQVVILNDNIGASSARPDIEINEQDISSIFYTSGSTGHPKGVVLTHKHFDSPVKTIEHFLGASCDDIYLCGGVPFSHLGGFDYALFMLYFGSTLVLMERFHPLEFLRNTEKHKVTIFCIVPAMYVAILSLKEYDKFDFSHLKYAVVFGAPSSPELLNRFHKAYPNACLLNGWGLTETAAPNAYSPKDINKLSSIGKLDFEIEAKIVDGELWIRGDAVMKEYYKEPQLTREVLSEDGWFKTGDIVRQDEEGLYYIIGRKKEMIKVSGEIVYSPEVEAALMRHPLVKEAAVIGVADELRGEAVAAFIVAKDGAELKEADIRQFSRQHLAHFKIPHHINFVDSLPKNRTGKVDKEALRK from the coding sequence ATGAATATTACCGTATTACTGGAAAAGCAGGCAAAAGAGCGGCCTGATAAGCCGGCGCTTATCTTCCGCGACAGCTCTGTCAGCTTCAAGGACTTGCGCGATAACTCCTTTAAGCTCGCCAACTTCCTCATTGAGCAGGGCATTCAAAAAGGGGATAAGGTGGCCGTGTTCCTTCCCAATATCCCCCAGTATATCTACAGTTATTTTGCCGTATTCAGCGCAGGCGCGGTGTGCGTGCCCCTGGATTTTATGTTAACGCAGGAAGAGATCGTTAATTTCATCAATCACAGCGACGCGAAACTCCTGATCGCCCAGCCCAAAAAAGACATAGACGCGCAATCCATCCAAACCCGCTGCCTCCGCCTGAAACAGGTCGTCATACTTAACGATAACATAGGGGCAAGTTCCGCGAGGCCAGATATAGAAATCAATGAACAAGATATCTCTTCCATTTTTTATACCTCCGGCTCAACCGGCCATCCCAAGGGAGTGGTCTTGACGCATAAGCATTTTGACAGCCCGGTAAAGACAATAGAGCATTTTTTGGGCGCCTCTTGCGATGACATATATTTATGCGGCGGAGTGCCGTTCTCGCATCTTGGCGGCTTTGATTACGCCCTGTTTATGCTGTATTTTGGCTCAACCCTGGTGTTGATGGAAAGATTCCATCCTTTGGAGTTCCTGAGGAATACGGAAAAGCATAAAGTAACCATCTTTTGCATCGTCCCGGCGATGTATGTGGCGATCTTATCGTTAAAGGAATACGATAAATTTGATTTTTCTCATTTGAAATATGCCGTTGTCTTCGGCGCGCCTTCCTCGCCGGAATTGTTAAACAGGTTTCACAAGGCATACCCTAACGCCTGTCTGCTTAACGGCTGGGGCCTGACCGAGACCGCCGCTCCTAACGCCTATTCGCCCAAGGATATCAATAAATTATCCAGTATAGGAAAATTAGATTTTGAAATAGAGGCAAAGATCGTGGATGGCGAGCTTTGGATCAGGGGCGACGCGGTGATGAAGGAATATTATAAAGAGCCGCAGCTGACCCGCGAGGTCCTTAGCGAAGACGGATGGTTTAAGACCGGGGATATTGTCAGGCAGGATGAGGAAGGTCTATATTATATAATCGGCCGCAAGAAAGAGATGATCAAGGTAAGCGGCGAGATCGTTTATTCGCCTGAAGTTGAAGCAGCGCTTATGCGGCATCCGCTGGTTAAAGAGGCGGCTGTGATAGGCGTGGCCGATGAATTAAGGGGAGAGGCAGTGGCGGCGTTCATTGTGGCAAAGGACGGGGCGGAATTAAAAGAGGCGGATATCAGGCAGTTCTCCCGCCAGCATCTGGCGCACTTCAAGATCCCGCATCATATAAATTTCGTGGACTCGCTGCCTAAGAATAGAACGGGCAAAGTGGATAAGGAAGCATTGAGGAAATAA
- a CDS encoding efflux RND transporter permease subunit gives MLLPEFGVKRPVTNLMIFSAILVVAFYSMSRLGIDMMPEIEPPVITVVSSYSGASPEDVEIKVTEPLENQLSTTPGLEKMTSNSLEGLSLISIKFKWGTNIDEASNDIRDRIDLAKRFLPDIPDEMDNPFIYKFNTANIPIIFTGITAEQSYAGLYDLIDKRVGDSLRQLAGVGTVQLFGGLERQINIWINRQRLEGYGFSVLDIQNALKQENVTQPMGGIKTGLSDYLLRLPGEFASPEEINLVILGKRDGKSVYLKDVAKVEDSFKEVTMNVRINRHPGLMMMVQKQTGTNTVEVAARIKNKLKEFQKTLPADVKMFLIFDTSQDIINSLQNLKSALWLAIILVILVVWFFLRQFFGSLIIALTLPFSLLIAFIYLFLSGKTINVIGLSSLAIACGMVVDNAIVVVDNVYRSLEKGRRPQEAAIFGASEMFLSIAASTFTTVVVFLPMLFITGVVGIMFGELAMIVTVTLLASLFTAATFSPMLCSKLLRLRKQSGALAKLYDFSERLFKSWEDFYGRCLAWCLGHKKLVIFGFLAAFITSLFSTRFIGNEFIPEEDSGDVRITVQLALGTRFEETDKVAGRIEDILEKSVPEAKFFYARAGTTTGSGRAMGAGDSGPHVVVCGAKLVPKTERRRSVFEVGQKLREEIWRIPGVLKVDISTGNPLGRMITGAGGKAIQLEIIGHSFEDTNALAAKIKGVMEKVPGAVDTSISRDISRPELRIEVDREKAAALGLNMNTVASSVKTFIEGSTATKYREKGETYDIYVRLEESSRSKIEDIENLSLVSLVTGKQIRLSNFARVYETAGPINIERQNRERVVRVECNTYKRSAGKVIEDVKKELRKLILPADIMLNFGGEAEEQKKAFRDLTFLLALGLVLVYMIMAAQFESLLDPFIVMFAVPFTFTGVFLAFLVTGTTLSVVTFLGIIMLMGIVVNNAIVLISYINILRARGLSMLQAVTRGGRDRLRPVLMTTITTLAGLMPLALSRGEGSETWQPLGITMIGGLTVSTLVTMLFVPTLYAIFEARIRRNGGHKK, from the coding sequence ATGTTGCTTCCTGAGTTCGGCGTAAAAAGGCCGGTAACAAATTTGATGATCTTTTCGGCGATCCTCGTCGTTGCCTTTTACAGTATGTCAAGGTTAGGCATAGATATGATGCCGGAGATCGAGCCGCCGGTGATCACGGTGGTGTCTTCTTATTCCGGAGCCAGCCCCGAAGACGTGGAGATAAAGGTTACCGAGCCGCTGGAGAACCAGCTCTCTACTACCCCCGGCCTGGAAAAGATGACTTCCAATTCTCTTGAAGGGCTCTCTTTGATCAGCATAAAATTCAAGTGGGGGACCAACATCGATGAGGCCTCAAATGATATCCGCGACCGCATTGACCTGGCAAAGCGCTTCCTTCCGGATATCCCCGATGAGATGGACAACCCTTTTATATATAAATTTAACACCGCCAATATTCCCATCATATTCACGGGGATAACCGCCGAGCAGAGCTACGCCGGGCTGTATGATCTGATTGATAAAAGGGTGGGCGACAGCTTAAGGCAGCTTGCGGGCGTGGGCACCGTGCAGTTGTTTGGCGGCCTGGAGCGGCAGATCAATATCTGGATAAACAGGCAGCGGCTGGAGGGCTACGGTTTTTCCGTGCTTGATATACAGAACGCCTTAAAGCAGGAGAATGTCACCCAGCCGATGGGAGGCATAAAGACGGGATTAAGCGATTATCTCCTGCGCCTTCCCGGCGAGTTCGCCTCGCCCGAAGAGATAAACCTGGTCATCCTCGGCAAGCGCGACGGGAAGTCCGTTTATCTTAAGGATGTCGCCAAAGTGGAGGACAGTTTCAAGGAAGTAACGATGAACGTGAGGATCAACCGGCATCCGGGCCTGATGATGATGGTGCAGAAGCAGACCGGCACCAATACGGTGGAGGTGGCCGCGCGGATAAAGAATAAATTAAAGGAATTCCAAAAGACGCTTCCCGCCGACGTAAAGATGTTCCTCATATTTGATACTTCGCAGGATATCATCAATTCTCTCCAGAACCTCAAGTCGGCGCTTTGGCTGGCCATTATCCTGGTCATACTGGTGGTATGGTTCTTCCTGCGGCAGTTTTTCGGCAGCCTCATCATCGCCTTGACATTGCCTTTTTCGCTGCTGATCGCCTTTATCTATCTCTTCTTGAGCGGAAAGACCATAAACGTCATCGGACTTTCTTCGCTGGCGATCGCCTGCGGTATGGTGGTGGATAACGCCATCGTGGTAGTGGACAACGTTTACCGCTCTTTGGAGAAAGGCCGCAGGCCTCAGGAGGCCGCGATATTCGGCGCTTCCGAAATGTTCCTCTCTATTGCCGCCTCTACCTTTACCACAGTGGTCGTATTTTTGCCGATGCTCTTTATCACCGGCGTCGTCGGCATCATGTTCGGGGAATTGGCCATGATCGTGACCGTAACGCTCCTGGCTTCTCTTTTTACCGCCGCCACGTTCTCGCCGATGCTTTGTTCAAAACTGCTGAGATTGAGGAAACAGAGCGGGGCGCTGGCCAAACTTTATGATTTTTCAGAGAGATTGTTCAAGTCATGGGAAGATTTTTACGGCCGCTGCCTTGCCTGGTGCCTCGGCCATAAAAAACTGGTGATCTTCGGTTTTCTGGCGGCCTTTATAACGAGCCTGTTTTCCACCCGTTTCATAGGCAATGAATTCATCCCCGAAGAGGACAGCGGCGACGTGCGCATTACCGTTCAGCTTGCTTTGGGCACGAGGTTTGAAGAAACGGATAAGGTAGCCGGCAGGATCGAGGATATTCTGGAAAAGAGCGTCCCCGAGGCGAAGTTTTTTTATGCCAGGGCCGGCACTACCACGGGCAGCGGCAGGGCAATGGGCGCGGGCGACTCCGGGCCGCACGTTGTGGTTTGCGGGGCAAAGCTGGTGCCGAAAACAGAAAGACGGCGTTCGGTATTTGAGGTCGGACAGAAGCTCAGGGAGGAGATCTGGCGCATTCCCGGGGTGTTAAAGGTCGATATCTCTACCGGCAACCCCCTCGGCAGGATGATCACCGGGGCAGGCGGGAAGGCGATACAGCTGGAGATCATCGGCCACTCTTTTGAAGATACCAACGCGTTGGCAGCGAAGATAAAAGGGGTTATGGAGAAGGTCCCCGGAGCTGTTGATACGAGCATCTCGCGGGATATAAGCCGCCCGGAGTTGAGGATCGAGGTGGACAGGGAAAAGGCGGCGGCACTGGGCCTTAATATGAACACGGTAGCAAGCAGCGTTAAGACATTTATTGAGGGCTCTACCGCCACAAAATACCGCGAGAAGGGCGAGACATACGATATTTATGTGCGGTTGGAGGAGTCGTCGCGCTCAAAAATAGAAGATATAGAGAACCTTTCGCTTGTCTCTCTGGTAACCGGCAAGCAGATACGCCTGTCTAATTTTGCCAGGGTCTACGAGACGGCCGGGCCCATCAATATCGAGCGCCAGAACCGCGAAAGAGTAGTCAGGGTAGAATGCAATACCTATAAACGCTCGGCGGGAAAAGTCATAGAAGACGTAAAGAAGGAATTGCGGAAGCTGATCCTGCCCGCCGACATAATGCTGAATTTCGGCGGGGAGGCAGAAGAGCAGAAGAAGGCGTTCCGTGACTTAACGTTCCTTTTGGCCCTGGGCCTTGTGCTTGTGTATATGATCATGGCCGCCCAGTTTGAGTCGTTATTAGACCCTTTCATCGTTATGTTTGCCGTGCCCTTTACCTTTACGGGAGTATTCCTGGCATTTCTTGTGACCGGGACGACATTAAGCGTGGTCACCTTTTTAGGCATCATTATGCTTATGGGCATCGTGGTTAATAACGCCATAGTGCTTATCAGCTACATAAATATTCTGCGCGCTAGGGGCCTTTCAATGCTTCAGGCGGTAACGCGGGGAGGCAGGGACCGCTTGAGGCCGGTTTTAATGACCACCATTACCACTCTGGCGGGGCTTATGCCGTTGGCTTTATCAAGAGGCGAGGGTTCTGAAACCTGGCAGCCGCTGGGGATCACGATGATCGGCGGCTTGACCGTGTCTACCCTGGTTACGATGCTGTTCGTTCCGACGTTGTATGCCATATTCGAAGCCAGGATCAGGAGAAATGGAGGCCATAAGAAGTGA
- a CDS encoding efflux RND transporter periplasmic adaptor subunit: MRPLVILLFCVLMLAGCSQKGPETAPEEAIPVKVMKVELRDLFESLEYVGNIKAEDEVLVYPKVGGKIMRKVKEDNSPVNKGEAIVYIDRDEVGLKFEKAPVESPLDGVVGRVYVDIGSNVSPQDPVALVVNMDSMLIDLGLPEKYLPRVSLGKIAKIKVDAYPDREFSGKVTKFSPMVDLETRTAPIEITIDNQEGQLLKPGMFAKVNLFIEEYKNVPVILKEAVVGKEPDTYIYVIEDNKVLLKKVKLGVRQGPYYAVDDGIKPGDLVVIMGQQRLYENAKVSVETE, translated from the coding sequence ATGAGACCGTTAGTTATTTTGCTGTTTTGCGTTTTAATGTTGGCGGGATGCTCGCAGAAAGGGCCCGAGACAGCGCCTGAAGAGGCCATCCCGGTAAAGGTAATGAAGGTGGAGCTGCGCGACCTGTTTGAGTCCCTGGAATACGTGGGCAACATCAAGGCCGAAGACGAAGTGCTGGTCTATCCCAAGGTAGGCGGCAAGATAATGCGGAAGGTCAAAGAGGATAACAGCCCGGTGAACAAGGGAGAGGCGATCGTCTACATTGACAGGGATGAGGTCGGCCTGAAGTTCGAGAAGGCGCCGGTAGAAAGCCCTCTGGACGGCGTTGTCGGCAGGGTGTACGTGGACATCGGCTCAAACGTAAGTCCTCAAGACCCGGTAGCGCTGGTGGTCAATATGGACAGTATGCTTATTGATCTGGGCCTGCCGGAAAAATACCTGCCGAGGGTCTCACTGGGGAAGATAGCGAAGATCAAGGTAGACGCCTATCCTGACAGGGAATTCAGCGGCAAGGTGACCAAGTTCAGCCCGATGGTTGACCTGGAGACCAGGACCGCGCCCATTGAGATAACCATAGATAATCAGGAGGGACAGCTCCTTAAGCCCGGGATGTTCGCCAAGGTAAATTTGTTTATTGAGGAATATAAAAATGTGCCGGTAATCTTAAAAGAGGCGGTTGTAGGTAAGGAGCCGGATACCTATATATATGTGATAGAAGATAATAAAGTTCTGTTAAAGAAAGTAAAGTTAGGCGTCCGCCAGGGGCCCTATTATGCCGTTGACGACGGAATAAAACCGGGCGACCTGGTGGTGATCATGGGCCAGCAGCGGCTCTACGAGAACGCTAAGGTAAGCGTGGAAACGGAGTAA
- a CDS encoding TolC family protein — translation MRNYIILYMIFTFFCCGSARCMAAAAAEGKAIVLTLDEALAIALRDNRDIRLKAQDVENAKLKIAEARSGLLPALSFTGTWNDTRGYYAKDIAQTTTQTTLKQYLYKGGKTINTIKQKENEFEVSQALLDKEKLELALDINKSFYTLALADEFAYVNQKILENIRVHLAVAKERYKNGQASESDILNMEASLSSARQEYEASLNQAEAAEELLKNLLYLEKEARIRPDAEFGYEPQEIAYDLALLKAISARPEIRQYEAQLKADKNAVEIAKADNRPSIYASWDYYSRSTASLTFSPGKGWQDYNIIGLTFSWPVFDGWAAKARVGQALIGLKQTQLTKEKAVKDIVLELRNAYLALQDAISKIQAVESDTALYKDNLETAEEKYEEGIASALDVDDSAVKYDITAFNKKQAIYDYIIAKASFDKATGGI, via the coding sequence ATGCGCAATTACATTATATTATATATGATTTTTACATTCTTCTGTTGCGGCAGCGCCCGCTGTATGGCCGCGGCAGCCGCTGAGGGCAAGGCCATTGTCTTGACTCTGGATGAAGCGCTGGCCATCGCCTTAAGAGATAACCGCGATATACGCCTTAAAGCGCAGGACGTTGAAAACGCGAAGCTAAAGATCGCTGAGGCGCGTTCAGGACTGCTGCCGGCGTTAAGTTTTACCGGCACATGGAACGATACGCGGGGTTATTACGCCAAAGACATAGCCCAGACCACCACGCAAACCACTCTTAAGCAATACCTCTACAAAGGCGGCAAGACGATCAATACCATAAAACAAAAAGAGAACGAATTCGAGGTCTCCCAGGCGTTATTGGATAAAGAAAAGCTGGAGCTGGCGCTGGATATAAATAAGTCATTTTATACTCTGGCCTTAGCCGATGAATTCGCTTATGTAAATCAAAAGATATTGGAGAACATAAGGGTGCATCTGGCCGTGGCCAAAGAGCGCTATAAAAACGGCCAGGCGTCAGAATCAGATATACTTAATATGGAAGCGTCTTTAAGCAGCGCCCGGCAGGAGTACGAGGCATCGCTTAATCAGGCGGAGGCAGCGGAGGAGCTTTTGAAAAATCTGCTATATTTAGAGAAGGAAGCCCGGATCAGGCCCGACGCGGAGTTCGGCTATGAACCGCAAGAGATCGCTTATGACCTGGCGTTATTAAAGGCGATTTCCGCCAGGCCGGAGATACGGCAGTATGAAGCGCAGCTCAAGGCGGATAAAAACGCGGTAGAGATCGCCAAGGCGGATAACCGGCCTTCGATTTACGCCTCCTGGGATTACTATAGCCGTTCCACCGCATCTTTGACCTTCAGTCCAGGAAAGGGCTGGCAGGACTACAACATCATCGGGCTTACTTTTTCCTGGCCGGTCTTTGACGGCTGGGCGGCAAAGGCCAGGGTAGGGCAGGCGCTGATAGGCCTGAAACAGACGCAGTTGACCAAAGAAAAGGCCGTTAAGGATATCGTGCTGGAATTAAGGAACGCCTATCTTGCTTTACAGGACGCGATATCAAAGATCCAGGCGGTAGAATCCGATACGGCCTTATATAAGGATAATCTGGAAACGGCGGAAGAAAAATATGAAGAGGGCATAGCCAGCGCCCTGGACGTGGACGATTCCGCCGTGAAATACGACATAACCGCCTTTAATAAAAAACAGGCGATATACGACTACATAATCGCCAAGGCGAGTTTTGACAAGGCAACAGGGGGTATCTGA